A genomic window from Rhodococcus sp. KBS0724 includes:
- a CDS encoding Atu4866 domain-containing protein: MDRSGTTIDRADVIGMWVTSDGFIRQELRADGRYDEARGTRISAYTGRYSVTGSHLDYVDDTGFTATGDIRDGVLYHEHLVLYREATSHE, encoded by the coding sequence ATGGATCGATCCGGAACCACTATCGACCGGGCAGACGTCATCGGCATGTGGGTGACATCGGACGGTTTCATACGCCAGGAACTGCGGGCGGACGGCCGCTACGACGAAGCACGTGGCACCCGAATAAGCGCATACACCGGCCGTTACTCCGTAACCGGAAGCCATCTCGATTACGTCGACGACACCGGATTCACTGCAACCGGAGATATTCGCGACGGGGTGCTCTACCACGAGCATCTCGTCTTGTACCGAGAGGCAACAAGTCATGAGTGA
- a CDS encoding SDR family oxidoreductase: MSEHKVILITGASSGIGAATARKLAADGHRIFLGARRTEQLEHLVNELVEAGGTAAFRRLDVTDLADFRSFVDAAHQQFGRVDVVVNNAGVMPLSPLGALNIDEWNRMIDVNVRGVLHGIAAALPLMESQGSGHFVNIASVGAYEVVPTGAVYCATKFAVRAISEGLRQESSGDVRVTVVSPGVTESELAESISDDRAREDMKAYRAVSIPAAAIANAIAFAVDQPSDVDVNEIVVRPAASVQ, translated from the coding sequence ATGAGTGAGCACAAGGTAATACTGATCACGGGGGCCAGCAGCGGAATTGGGGCCGCGACAGCGAGGAAGTTAGCCGCCGACGGTCACCGGATTTTCCTCGGCGCACGACGTACCGAACAACTCGAGCACCTCGTCAACGAGCTCGTCGAAGCCGGGGGCACCGCGGCGTTCCGCAGGTTGGACGTAACTGACCTTGCCGATTTCCGGTCATTCGTCGACGCTGCCCATCAACAGTTCGGACGGGTGGACGTCGTGGTCAACAACGCTGGAGTCATGCCCCTGTCGCCACTCGGCGCACTGAACATCGACGAGTGGAACCGGATGATCGACGTGAATGTTCGTGGCGTGCTTCATGGCATCGCCGCAGCACTACCACTCATGGAGTCTCAAGGCAGCGGTCATTTCGTGAACATCGCGTCGGTCGGGGCATATGAAGTGGTGCCGACCGGGGCGGTGTACTGCGCTACGAAGTTTGCGGTTCGCGCGATTTCCGAGGGGCTACGCCAGGAATCGTCCGGCGACGTCCGCGTCACCGTCGTCTCCCCCGGTGTTACGGAATCCGAACTGGCGGAGAGCATTTCCGATGACAGAGCCAGGGAAGACATGAAGGCGTATCGCGCCGTCTCAATACCGGCTGCAGCAATCGCAAACGCAATTGCATTCGCTGTCGATCAGCCATCGGATGTGGACGTGAACGAGATCGTCGTTCGCCCCGCCGCGAGCGTGCAGTAA
- a CDS encoding helix-turn-helix domain-containing protein produces the protein MPSSELGDFLRSRRAQVSPKDAGIHSYGTRRVPGLRREEVAIIAGLSADYYTRLEQGRERNPSTQVLDALVRALRLDADQEMHLYRLAGLVPSDRGSGTGESVSPALLQLMDTYDWTPAFVLNRTLDILARNRVADTLFSPFSATDNLLRMVFTDPAGAEFYADWQHAAQATVATLRLAVGHASADARLRKLVDELTAASLAFRQFWAEGHVRGKTLDAKELVHPEVGAMSLTSQTFDVRDRPGQQLVIYQAERGSPSDRALTLLGSLTATRDQERRGTDLRSGRPAT, from the coding sequence ATGCCTTCCAGTGAATTAGGAGATTTCCTTCGCTCGCGCCGTGCTCAGGTCTCCCCGAAAGATGCGGGGATCCACAGCTACGGCACTCGACGCGTCCCTGGGCTCAGGCGCGAGGAGGTTGCGATAATCGCAGGCCTGAGTGCCGATTACTACACCCGCTTGGAGCAAGGGCGAGAGCGTAATCCGTCGACGCAGGTTCTTGATGCGCTTGTGCGTGCATTACGGCTCGACGCAGATCAGGAGATGCACCTGTACCGGTTAGCAGGTCTGGTGCCGAGCGACCGTGGTTCAGGTACCGGGGAATCTGTGAGCCCCGCACTGCTCCAGTTGATGGACACTTATGACTGGACTCCGGCATTCGTGCTGAACAGGACACTCGACATCCTTGCGCGCAATCGGGTCGCCGACACACTCTTCTCGCCGTTCAGCGCCACCGATAATCTGCTGCGGATGGTATTCACGGATCCGGCCGGCGCCGAGTTCTACGCCGACTGGCAGCATGCTGCGCAGGCCACCGTCGCAACACTTCGACTAGCCGTCGGCCATGCCTCTGCCGATGCGCGTTTGCGCAAGTTGGTTGATGAACTCACGGCGGCCAGCCTCGCGTTCCGTCAGTTCTGGGCAGAAGGTCATGTCCGAGGTAAGACGTTGGACGCCAAGGAACTGGTCCATCCCGAGGTTGGCGCAATGAGTCTGACCTCTCAGACATTTGACGTCCGTGACCGGCCCGGACAGCAGTTGGTGATCTATCAAGCGGAGCGTGGTTCGCCCAGTGATCGAGCGTTGACGTTGCTGGGTTCGCTTACCGCGACCAGGGATCAGGAGCGACGCGGCACGGATCTGCGTTCTGGTCGACCCGCCACCTGA
- a CDS encoding CHAP domain-containing protein has product MNADKPNRRRRVMLWIAAVLGVVVVAGAVVISVAPSRYLPWDTAEFPVTDLSALTTDQVRVLELLRAEHEQGRPGTFYSDGIDEEWCADFVSWIMREAGRPLSNPNSGSWRIPGVYTLQEYYQGIDAYSENDGSYTPDIGDVVIYDSSRLSGQHTNIVVSVDGDKAITVGGNEFGKVRVHDLDWTTDSAVVGFGTLHP; this is encoded by the coding sequence GTGAATGCTGACAAACCGAATCGACGCCGCCGCGTCATGCTGTGGATTGCCGCAGTTCTCGGTGTTGTCGTCGTGGCTGGCGCCGTCGTAATTTCAGTCGCACCATCGCGATATCTTCCCTGGGATACCGCCGAGTTCCCGGTTACCGATTTGAGCGCCCTCACTACGGACCAGGTTCGTGTGCTCGAACTCCTGCGGGCCGAGCACGAACAGGGACGTCCGGGCACTTTCTATTCCGATGGCATCGACGAGGAATGGTGCGCCGATTTTGTCAGCTGGATCATGCGCGAAGCCGGACGTCCGCTGTCCAATCCGAACTCCGGAAGTTGGCGTATTCCTGGCGTTTACACACTGCAGGAGTATTACCAGGGAATCGACGCCTACTCGGAGAACGACGGTAGCTATACACCCGACATAGGCGACGTCGTGATCTACGACAGCTCACGATTGTCCGGCCAGCACACCAACATCGTTGTATCCGTCGACGGGGACAAGGCAATTACCGTCGGCGGCAACGAGTTCGGCAAGGTCCGAGTGCATGATCTCGATTGGACGACGGATTCTGCGGTTGTGGGATTCGGGACGCTTCATCCCTGA
- a CDS encoding toxin-antitoxin system HicB family antitoxin, whose product MDLTPYVDNLRHELAVAAEAGGEDTKTLAERLTAPLESAVRLTLLDALSTAAAEITRDLAPGSVDLRLRGREPEFVVTPALREPTPIDADEQPTPVPRAITESDDAAMTRINLRLGQELKDRIEAAAREAGISVNAWLVRSAAAALEGGASRNAPRQRASQGADTFTGWVH is encoded by the coding sequence ATGGACTTGACACCGTACGTCGACAACCTTCGCCACGAACTCGCGGTGGCTGCCGAGGCCGGCGGAGAAGACACAAAGACACTCGCCGAACGATTGACCGCACCGCTGGAATCAGCAGTACGACTCACTCTCCTCGACGCGTTGTCCACGGCAGCAGCAGAGATCACCCGCGATCTCGCACCAGGTTCGGTGGATCTCCGCCTACGTGGGCGTGAACCCGAATTTGTTGTGACACCTGCCCTGCGCGAACCGACTCCTATCGACGCCGACGAGCAGCCGACACCGGTCCCACGCGCCATCACGGAGTCCGACGATGCCGCGATGACCCGAATAAACCTGCGACTGGGTCAAGAACTCAAGGACCGAATCGAGGCTGCCGCCCGTGAGGCCGGGATATCGGTCAACGCGTGGCTGGTCCGCTCGGCTGCGGCCGCGCTGGAAGGCGGCGCAAGCCGGAATGCTCCGAGACAACGCGCGTCTCAGGGTGCCGATACCTTCACCGGCTGGGTGCACTGA
- a CDS encoding DUF4097 family beta strand repeat-containing protein: MPTFSTPDPITAIIDISVGRIRISASDREDTVVEVLPSNSSHDADIRVAEQTRVEFAGGRLQIKTPKQRGLGIFGRTGSVDVSIQLPSGSGLEGAAAVASLHATGTLGRSRVKLSSGECALDTTGPVDISTGAGAITVEHVVGDVDASTGSGTIRIRRVDGNAVVKNSNGDIAIGEIAGTLKAKSANGDVIVEHAECDATAATANGDIRLNSIESGVVSAKTAAGKIHIGVRSGTAARFDAHTSFGRVDNQMTTTHGPAATERRVDVHAHTSYGDIVIRRSEPPKI, translated from the coding sequence ATGCCTACATTCAGCACACCGGACCCCATCACCGCGATCATCGACATCTCTGTCGGACGTATCCGGATCAGCGCAAGCGACCGCGAGGACACGGTCGTAGAAGTCTTGCCCAGCAACTCCTCTCACGATGCCGATATCCGCGTCGCCGAACAGACTCGCGTCGAATTCGCAGGTGGTCGACTACAGATCAAAACGCCGAAACAGCGCGGTCTCGGCATCTTCGGCAGAACCGGATCTGTCGACGTCTCGATTCAACTTCCCTCCGGCAGCGGGCTCGAGGGCGCAGCGGCCGTCGCAAGCCTCCACGCCACCGGCACACTCGGAAGATCTCGCGTGAAACTCTCCAGTGGCGAATGCGCACTGGACACCACCGGGCCAGTCGACATCAGCACCGGCGCAGGCGCAATCACTGTCGAGCATGTCGTAGGCGACGTCGATGCAAGCACCGGATCAGGAACAATCCGCATTCGCCGAGTTGATGGCAACGCGGTAGTCAAGAACTCCAACGGCGACATCGCTATCGGCGAGATCGCCGGCACGCTGAAGGCCAAATCGGCAAACGGTGACGTCATCGTGGAGCATGCCGAATGTGATGCAACTGCCGCAACAGCCAACGGTGACATTCGTTTGAACAGCATCGAGAGCGGAGTTGTCTCCGCGAAAACCGCTGCGGGCAAGATTCACATCGGCGTTCGATCCGGTACCGCCGCTCGATTCGACGCTCATACCTCTTTCGGTCGCGTCGACAACCAGATGACCACCACTCACGGACCGGCTGCCACCGAGCGCAGGGTGGACGTCCACGCACATACCAGCTACGGCGACATCGTCATCCGACGTTCGGAGCCTCCAAAAATCTAG
- a CDS encoding ATP-binding cassette domain-containing protein, whose product MTRKPAITATGLTKSYSEKTVLDGIDLSVDSGTVFALLGPNGAGKTTIVEILSTLTPADSGNIRIAGYNPADDPDAVRAVIGVTGQFSAVDDYLTGAENLLLMADLHHLSRDERRTRTDELLKKFDLVDAAGKLASAYSGGMRRRLDLAMTLIGQPEIIFLDEPTTGLDPRSRRSMWQIIRELVSDGVTIFLTTQYLEEADQLADHIAVLDHGRIVAQGTAAELKRHIPGGHVRLHFFDRNQLDSAADIFDNSSRDDAAYVLQVPSDGGVRSLRSLLDQLDAHSIDVKELSVHTPDLDDVFLALTGTERTDAR is encoded by the coding sequence ATGACCCGCAAACCAGCTATCACCGCAACGGGCCTGACAAAGTCCTACTCCGAAAAGACGGTACTGGACGGAATCGACTTGTCCGTCGACAGTGGAACTGTCTTCGCGCTTCTCGGCCCCAATGGCGCCGGCAAGACCACCATCGTGGAAATCCTCTCGACACTCACTCCCGCCGACAGTGGCAACATCCGCATCGCGGGGTACAACCCTGCCGACGATCCCGATGCCGTGCGCGCAGTTATCGGTGTCACCGGGCAATTCTCCGCGGTGGACGACTATCTCACCGGCGCGGAGAACCTACTCCTCATGGCCGACCTTCATCATCTGAGCCGGGACGAACGTCGCACTCGCACTGACGAACTCCTGAAAAAATTCGATCTTGTCGATGCTGCCGGAAAGCTTGCTTCGGCGTACTCCGGCGGAATGCGTCGAAGACTCGATCTGGCAATGACATTGATCGGGCAGCCGGAGATCATCTTCCTGGACGAACCCACCACCGGTCTCGATCCCCGGAGCCGGCGCTCGATGTGGCAGATCATCCGCGAGCTGGTCAGTGATGGTGTCACCATTTTCCTCACGACGCAGTACCTCGAGGAAGCCGACCAATTGGCCGACCACATTGCCGTTCTCGACCACGGACGGATTGTCGCCCAAGGCACCGCAGCGGAGCTCAAACGCCACATCCCCGGCGGTCATGTTCGGCTGCACTTCTTCGACAGAAATCAATTAGATTCTGCTGCAGATATTTTCGACAATTCTTCGCGTGACGATGCCGCCTATGTTCTGCAGGTTCCCAGCGACGGCGGCGTCCGCTCATTGCGTTCTCTTCTCGACCAACTCGACGCTCATTCGATCGACGTCAAGGAACTCTCGGTCCACACCCCGGATCTGGACGATGTGTTCCTGGCGCTCACAGGCACCGAAAGGACCGACGCGCGATGA
- a CDS encoding ABC transporter permease, whose translation MTTMTLAYLDSKTMLRRSIRHILRYPSMTVMLVGMPVVFLLLFVYVLGGTLGNGLGPGGGGRAEYVNYVAPAIILMTVASAAQGTAISVATDMTAGIIARFRTMAITRTSVLTGHVLGSLLQTIVSLVVVIAVAIAVGFRPTAGVVEWIATFALLILVAIAMIWLSVAFGLVSKSVETASNLPMVLILLPFLGSGFVPTDSMPTVLRWFAEYQPFTPIIETLRGLLLGEPIGNNAILAVGWCVAITFLSYLWARSLFNRRPVR comes from the coding sequence ATGACCACCATGACGCTTGCCTATCTGGACTCGAAGACCATGCTGCGCCGTAGCATTCGACATATTCTGCGATATCCGTCGATGACGGTGATGCTCGTCGGGATGCCTGTCGTCTTCCTGTTGCTGTTCGTCTACGTTCTGGGCGGAACACTCGGAAATGGCCTCGGCCCAGGCGGTGGTGGCCGAGCAGAGTACGTCAACTACGTTGCACCGGCGATCATTCTGATGACGGTGGCATCAGCAGCACAAGGCACGGCGATCTCCGTCGCCACCGACATGACCGCGGGGATCATCGCACGATTCCGCACCATGGCAATCACCCGCACGTCCGTGCTGACCGGCCACGTTCTCGGCAGCCTACTGCAGACGATCGTCAGTCTCGTTGTCGTCATCGCGGTGGCAATCGCCGTGGGTTTCCGTCCGACCGCCGGCGTCGTCGAGTGGATTGCGACCTTCGCGCTCCTCATCTTGGTCGCCATTGCCATGATCTGGCTGTCCGTCGCCTTCGGGCTCGTCAGCAAGAGCGTCGAGACCGCAAGCAATCTTCCGATGGTGTTGATCCTCTTGCCCTTCCTGGGAAGCGGATTCGTTCCCACCGACTCGATGCCGACCGTACTTCGATGGTTTGCCGAGTATCAGCCGTTCACCCCAATAATCGAGACACTTCGGGGATTACTTCTCGGTGAGCCCATCGGGAACAATGCAATCCTCGCAGTCGGGTGGTGCGTCGCGATCACCTTCCTCTCCTACCTCTGGGCACGGAGTTTGTTCAACCGACGCCCGGTGCGCTGA
- a CDS encoding 2-phosphosulfolactate phosphatase produces MNSEHRQREYGLRFDWGLPGAEAITTDVDVAVVVDVLSFTTTLSVAADAGIEVFPYSWYDESAFEYSRDVDAVLAVRRSVATDGQISLSPKSIRESESPGRLVLPSPNGSTIAFALAAVAPICVGASLRNASAVADWIVHQLGSRSRVAIVASGEKWPGGELRPAVEDLWGAGAVVAALIAAGWGGSVSPEARMAADAWVAVSGSYEERLRECASGRELVALGFPHDVAIASELDDSDTVPVLEDRVFRGQRTGRRLNKLRAQR; encoded by the coding sequence ATGAATTCCGAGCATCGTCAACGCGAGTACGGCCTGCGATTCGATTGGGGTCTCCCGGGCGCCGAAGCGATCACCACCGATGTCGATGTGGCCGTTGTGGTCGATGTTCTTTCGTTCACGACCACTCTGAGTGTTGCTGCGGATGCGGGAATCGAGGTCTTTCCGTATTCCTGGTACGACGAGAGTGCATTCGAGTACTCCCGTGACGTCGACGCGGTTCTTGCTGTGCGACGGAGTGTGGCAACTGACGGCCAGATCAGTTTGTCTCCCAAATCGATTCGCGAATCGGAAAGTCCAGGACGGTTGGTATTGCCGTCCCCGAACGGGTCGACGATAGCGTTCGCTCTGGCTGCCGTGGCCCCGATCTGTGTGGGTGCTTCGTTGCGGAACGCATCTGCAGTTGCCGATTGGATTGTGCACCAGCTTGGTTCACGATCCCGTGTGGCGATTGTTGCGTCCGGGGAGAAGTGGCCCGGTGGAGAATTACGCCCGGCGGTGGAGGACCTCTGGGGCGCCGGTGCTGTTGTCGCGGCGTTGATTGCGGCTGGTTGGGGCGGTTCCGTATCGCCGGAGGCTCGAATGGCAGCAGATGCGTGGGTGGCAGTATCGGGTTCTTACGAGGAGCGACTGCGCGAGTGCGCTTCAGGACGCGAGTTGGTCGCTCTCGGATTCCCACACGATGTCGCCATCGCCTCTGAACTCGACGACAGCGATACCGTGCCCGTTCTCGAAGATCGTGTGTTTCGAGGTCAGCGCACCGGGCGTCGGTTGAACAAACTCCGTGCCCAGAGGTAG
- a CDS encoding ABC transporter substrate-binding protein: MLSRRAMLSVTFATAAGFVLAACGDNSNEESAAGAPGGHAEPNAFPVTIDHKFGSTTIEQAPSRIAAVGIGDADVLLSLGLTPVLVPVWKGSTDDGIGVWADSAVQGAEPTPLANATTEFDIETIIASAPDLIIAVNNAIDEDLYKQLSAIAPTVLHAADQTDWVLPWQEVTTRIGTAVGLPAQAEQEVQDLEDLIVRTRTENPQFEGKTAALVIRWSDGNLRAFSPEAARAQLLTQLGFTAPAALKDRFAGKLNYEISAENYDLLECDYLLFDNYEKARPEMESQAAFTNLNVVKSGGLISLDPIVSDAVSMPNPLTIPFVLEDFVAKINQTIAAR, encoded by the coding sequence ATGTTGAGCCGCCGTGCCATGTTGTCCGTCACGTTCGCCACTGCCGCAGGTTTTGTCCTTGCGGCTTGCGGTGACAATTCGAATGAAGAGTCCGCCGCCGGCGCCCCGGGTGGGCACGCCGAACCGAACGCCTTCCCGGTCACGATCGATCACAAGTTCGGGTCCACGACCATCGAGCAGGCCCCCAGTCGCATCGCCGCTGTCGGTATCGGCGACGCGGATGTCCTGCTCTCCCTCGGTCTGACACCCGTGCTGGTTCCGGTGTGGAAGGGCTCGACCGATGACGGAATCGGCGTCTGGGCCGACTCGGCCGTTCAGGGCGCCGAGCCGACACCATTGGCCAATGCCACCACCGAGTTCGATATCGAGACGATTATCGCTTCGGCTCCGGACTTGATCATCGCGGTCAACAACGCAATCGACGAAGACCTGTACAAGCAGCTCAGCGCAATCGCACCGACAGTGCTGCACGCTGCCGATCAGACCGATTGGGTGCTGCCATGGCAGGAAGTGACGACCCGCATCGGCACAGCTGTCGGCCTTCCCGCACAAGCCGAGCAGGAAGTGCAGGACCTCGAGGATCTGATCGTTCGCACCCGTACGGAGAACCCACAATTCGAAGGCAAGACAGCAGCACTCGTCATTCGGTGGAGTGACGGCAATCTGCGAGCGTTCAGCCCCGAAGCCGCGCGGGCCCAGTTGCTCACTCAGTTGGGGTTCACAGCGCCTGCCGCACTGAAGGATCGTTTTGCGGGCAAGTTGAACTACGAGATCTCCGCCGAGAACTACGACCTCCTCGAATGCGATTACCTACTTTTCGACAACTACGAGAAGGCCCGCCCCGAGATGGAGTCGCAGGCTGCGTTCACCAACCTGAACGTTGTGAAGTCCGGCGGCCTGATCAGCTTGGACCCCATCGTCAGTGATGCGGTGTCCATGCCGAATCCGCTCACCATTCCGTTTGTCCTGGAGGATTTTGTCGCGAAGATCAATCAGACGATCGCGGCTCGATAA
- a CDS encoding MFS transporter — MVLSTRFPGSKTFAKVRVLPPVVKLLLLSMVLFNIGFYLVVPFLAVHLSEDLGFAAWIVGLVLGLRMFSQQGMFFIGGSLADRFGKRPIILLGIAVRVVGFLMLGLAESMVGVITGILLVGFAAALFAPAVESANAEYGRELEVSGVMRRTDLFAVEQMCSRLGTVIGPALGAALLVFPFSWTASAAALLFAIMWVGFYVWFPRPGDADGGPVSTYTLRDVWRSVLTNNNFLLFATLCSFQLVAYSQLYLMLPEQLERGVGSQSALGWFYVGAAVLVIVGQGPTVAVAHRIGHRRAITFGLVLISGSFLVPLATGVSTQASASTQIVGLALWIGLLHLGQMLMVPPMRDTIAILGRESNLGAHFGMLNTIGGLLALLGTVGVGVVYDLVDNGHAAPASPWVIVSVCVAVSAVALWVWSGRTKVIEPRSSD, encoded by the coding sequence GTGGTGCTCAGTACGCGTTTCCCGGGTAGTAAGACCTTTGCGAAGGTTCGTGTTCTACCGCCCGTTGTGAAACTGCTCCTCCTCTCGATGGTGCTGTTCAACATAGGGTTCTATCTGGTTGTCCCGTTTCTTGCGGTGCACCTCTCCGAAGATCTCGGATTTGCGGCCTGGATTGTCGGCTTGGTACTCGGGCTGCGCATGTTCAGCCAGCAGGGCATGTTCTTCATCGGAGGAAGCCTTGCCGACCGATTTGGCAAGCGTCCGATCATCCTGTTGGGCATCGCCGTTCGGGTAGTCGGCTTTCTCATGCTCGGATTGGCCGAGAGCATGGTCGGCGTGATCACCGGAATACTCCTGGTGGGCTTTGCGGCTGCGCTCTTTGCACCCGCGGTGGAGTCGGCCAACGCCGAGTACGGCCGCGAACTCGAGGTGTCAGGAGTCATGCGTCGTACCGATCTGTTTGCCGTGGAACAGATGTGCAGTCGACTGGGTACCGTGATCGGGCCGGCGCTCGGCGCAGCACTGCTGGTGTTTCCGTTTTCGTGGACGGCGTCCGCTGCGGCGCTTCTGTTCGCGATCATGTGGGTGGGGTTCTACGTTTGGTTCCCCCGTCCGGGCGATGCAGACGGGGGTCCGGTCTCGACGTACACGCTGCGCGATGTATGGCGAAGCGTCCTGACCAACAACAACTTTCTGCTCTTCGCAACACTCTGCAGTTTTCAGCTCGTTGCATACAGCCAGCTGTATCTGATGCTTCCTGAACAACTCGAGCGTGGAGTCGGTTCGCAGTCTGCGCTCGGGTGGTTCTATGTGGGTGCTGCGGTATTGGTGATAGTGGGTCAGGGGCCGACTGTAGCGGTGGCTCATCGCATCGGACATCGCCGGGCAATCACCTTCGGATTGGTGTTGATTTCCGGTTCGTTTCTGGTGCCGCTGGCGACCGGTGTGAGCACCCAGGCATCTGCGTCGACGCAGATCGTGGGGCTGGCGCTCTGGATCGGCCTACTTCACTTGGGCCAGATGCTGATGGTGCCGCCGATGCGCGACACCATCGCGATCCTCGGTCGTGAAAGTAACCTCGGTGCGCATTTCGGCATGCTCAACACGATCGGTGGCTTGCTTGCTTTGCTGGGAACCGTGGGAGTCGGTGTTGTGTACGACCTCGTCGACAACGGCCACGCAGCGCCGGCGTCACCGTGGGTGATCGTGTCGGTCTGCGTGGCCGTCTCGGCTGTGGCGTTGTGGGTGTGGTCAGGTCGAACGAAGGTTATCGAGCCGCGATCGTCTGATTGA
- the pip gene encoding prolyl aminopeptidase, with protein sequence MNARLYPPVDPYESGMLDASDGHILYWESVGNPSGIPVVYLHGGPGSGCTLGARRYFDPTRFRAVLFDQRGCGRSRPLADGPDVDLTVNTTAHILDDIERLREHLGIDRWIVTGLSWGVSLGLVYAQAFPERVIAMALGAITGGTHAEIEWITRSMRRVFPREWEEFIEPVPMDEREGNIAAAYARLLADPNPVVRENAAVQWCRWEDVHVSLMPGWTPSVRYENPEFRRVFTRLVTHYWSHDCFLVPNQIMDGMTRLAEIPAILVHGRYDVSGPLDTAWAIHKSWPSSELVVQGDAGHGGGGFNGAMVEALNRLGGSLNGT encoded by the coding sequence ATGAATGCTCGGTTGTATCCTCCGGTGGATCCGTACGAGTCGGGGATGCTCGATGCCTCGGACGGTCACATTCTGTATTGGGAGAGCGTCGGAAATCCGTCGGGAATTCCGGTTGTGTATCTTCACGGCGGCCCTGGATCGGGATGCACGTTGGGGGCGCGGCGCTACTTCGATCCGACGAGGTTCCGTGCGGTGCTGTTCGATCAACGTGGTTGTGGGCGTAGTCGTCCACTCGCGGACGGCCCTGACGTCGACCTCACCGTGAACACCACCGCGCACATCCTCGATGACATCGAGCGACTGCGTGAGCATCTTGGTATCGATCGGTGGATCGTCACCGGCCTTTCCTGGGGTGTGAGTTTGGGGTTGGTGTACGCGCAGGCGTTTCCCGAACGTGTGATCGCGATGGCATTGGGTGCGATCACCGGCGGTACCCACGCCGAAATCGAGTGGATTACCCGAAGCATGCGCCGAGTCTTCCCCCGCGAATGGGAAGAGTTCATCGAACCGGTGCCGATGGATGAGCGTGAGGGAAACATCGCTGCGGCATATGCGCGGTTGCTTGCGGATCCGAATCCTGTTGTGCGGGAGAATGCAGCGGTGCAATGGTGCCGGTGGGAGGACGTCCACGTGTCGTTGATGCCAGGCTGGACGCCCAGTGTGCGATACGAGAACCCGGAGTTTCGTCGCGTGTTCACGCGATTGGTGACACATTACTGGAGCCACGATTGTTTCCTGGTGCCGAATCAGATCATGGACGGAATGACTCGTCTTGCGGAGATTCCCGCGATTCTCGTACACGGTCGTTACGACGTCTCCGGTCCGCTTGATACTGCCTGGGCCATCCACAAGAGTTGGCCGAGTAGTGAGTTGGTAGTGCAGGGCGACGCCGGTCACGGTGGGGGTGGTTTCAACGGAGCGATGGTGGAAGCGCTGAACAGACTTGGTGGTTCTCTGAACGGCACGTAA